One stretch of Chryseobacterium sp. LJ668 DNA includes these proteins:
- a CDS encoding alpha/beta hydrolase family protein: protein MKIKLTICLLAFLNFYDAQENISYQKPSAEILKLADYDRPPSVITNSKKDWLVFVYRPTYKTLDDLNQQEMKLGGLRINPVTNISSSVTYANNLKVRKMNDRNEFQVKGLPTNPKITNPSFSPDEKKLAFTNTTDRGVELWVVDLETATAKKITKDNLNANLGNPYTWIKDSQSFLLKVLPENRAKLTDASKDLPTGPIVSTSDGKVSQNRTYQDLLKNPQDEKNFEILTASELYTVDMNGNVKKIKDQDLFAGVSYSPDGNYLMLTTIRKPFSYIVPLSRFPSVTTIYDAQGNAVKKVNEVPLNEIMPKGFSSVRTGKRDMAWRSDQPATLVFAEALDGGDQSKTADVRDEIFTWDAPFSNQPKSFFKTKQRYEGTSWTNNHYAVISEGWYDTRNTKSYLVDLNDGKSQIIEDRNYQDVYSDPGSFNTTKNEFGRYVLDMKGDKAYLIGAGFTKEGQHPFIDEMDMKSLKKKRLYTSNLKNAKEEIIDIINPSKGEILTIQQSANAYPNYYRKNIKSNTSQPVTLFANPFESIKDVYKEVITYKRNDGVTLTGTLYLPANYDRKAKKEKLPLLIWAYPTEYKDKNTAGQNTQNPNDFTFPYYGSFVYWTTKGYAVLDDAAFPIIGEGKTEPNDTFITQLVANGKAAIDAVDQLGYIDRAKVAVGGHSYGAFMTANLLTHSKDYACGIARSGAYNRTLTPFGFQSEQRNYWDVPEIYNTMSPFMNADKMKTPLLLIHGDADNNPGTFTLQTERYFQALKNLGAPVKMVLLPKEAHGYVAKENILHLLWEQDQFLEKCLKK, encoded by the coding sequence ATGAAAATCAAATTGACCATTTGTTTGCTGGCATTTCTTAATTTTTACGATGCACAGGAAAATATTTCTTACCAAAAGCCATCTGCAGAAATTTTAAAACTGGCAGATTACGACAGACCTCCAAGTGTTATCACCAATTCAAAAAAAGATTGGTTAGTTTTTGTTTACCGTCCGACCTACAAAACTTTGGATGATCTTAATCAGCAGGAAATGAAACTGGGAGGCTTACGAATCAACCCGGTCACCAACATATCAAGTTCGGTGACTTATGCGAACAATTTAAAAGTTCGTAAAATGAACGATAGAAATGAATTTCAGGTAAAAGGTTTGCCAACAAATCCGAAAATCACCAATCCTTCTTTCTCACCCGATGAAAAAAAATTAGCTTTTACCAATACCACAGACCGCGGAGTAGAACTTTGGGTTGTTGATCTTGAAACTGCAACAGCAAAGAAAATAACCAAAGATAATCTGAATGCCAATTTGGGTAATCCTTACACCTGGATCAAAGATTCACAGAGCTTTTTATTAAAAGTTCTTCCTGAGAACAGAGCCAAGCTGACAGATGCTTCAAAAGATTTACCGACCGGGCCAATTGTTTCTACATCAGACGGAAAAGTTTCTCAGAACAGGACGTATCAGGATTTGCTTAAAAACCCGCAGGATGAAAAGAATTTCGAAATTCTCACTGCTTCCGAATTATATACTGTCGATATGAACGGAAATGTGAAGAAGATAAAAGATCAGGATCTATTTGCCGGAGTAAGTTATTCTCCTGATGGAAATTATCTGATGCTGACAACCATTAGGAAGCCTTTTTCTTATATTGTTCCGCTGAGTAGATTTCCAAGTGTAACTACGATTTACGATGCTCAAGGAAACGCCGTAAAAAAAGTAAATGAAGTTCCTCTGAATGAAATTATGCCCAAAGGATTTTCATCGGTAAGAACAGGCAAAAGGGACATGGCCTGGAGAAGCGATCAACCCGCAACCTTAGTATTTGCAGAAGCTTTAGATGGTGGAGATCAGTCTAAGACCGCTGATGTCAGAGATGAGATTTTTACCTGGGATGCCCCATTTAGTAATCAGCCAAAATCTTTCTTTAAAACAAAACAGAGATATGAGGGAACAAGCTGGACTAATAATCATTACGCAGTTATTTCTGAAGGTTGGTACGATACGAGAAATACAAAATCTTATCTGGTAGATTTAAATGACGGGAAATCTCAGATTATTGAAGACCGCAATTATCAGGATGTTTACAGTGATCCGGGAAGCTTTAACACCACAAAAAATGAGTTTGGAAGATATGTTTTAGATATGAAAGGTGACAAAGCATATCTTATCGGGGCCGGATTTACTAAAGAAGGTCAGCATCCTTTTATCGACGAGATGGATATGAAATCTCTAAAGAAGAAAAGGCTGTATACTTCAAATCTCAAAAATGCAAAAGAAGAAATCATTGATATTATTAATCCCTCAAAAGGGGAGATTCTGACGATTCAGCAGTCTGCCAATGCATATCCCAATTACTACAGAAAAAATATTAAATCTAATACATCTCAACCGGTCACTCTATTTGCCAATCCTTTTGAAAGCATAAAAGATGTGTACAAAGAAGTGATTACCTACAAAAGAAATGACGGCGTTACATTGACGGGTACACTGTATTTGCCAGCAAATTATGACCGCAAAGCAAAAAAAGAAAAGCTTCCGTTATTGATCTGGGCTTATCCTACAGAATATAAAGATAAAAATACAGCTGGGCAGAATACCCAGAACCCGAATGATTTTACCTTCCCTTATTATGGCTCTTTCGTTTACTGGACAACGAAGGGTTACGCCGTACTTGATGATGCTGCATTCCCGATCATAGGAGAAGGAAAAACCGAACCGAATGATACGTTTATTACCCAATTGGTAGCTAACGGAAAAGCTGCTATTGATGCTGTTGATCAATTGGGTTATATAGACCGAGCTAAAGTGGCGGTTGGCGGACATTCATACGGTGCTTTTATGACCGCAAATCTATTAACGCATTCTAAAGATTATGCCTGCGGAATTGCAAGAAGTGGAGCGTACAACAGAACTTTGACTCCATTTGGCTTTCAGAGCGAACAAAGGAATTACTGGGATGTCCCTGAAATTTACAACACCATGTCTCCCTTTATGAACGCCGATAAAATGAAGACCCCATTGCTCCTGATTCACGGTGATGCAGACAATAACCCGGGAACTTTTACCTTACAGACTGAAAGATATTTCCAGGCTTTAAAAAACCTCGGAGCTCCCGTAAAAATGGTTCTATTGCCAAAAGAAGCTCATGGCTATGTGGCAAAGGAAAATATTCTGCATTTACTTTGGGAACAAGATCAGTTTTTGGAAAAATGTCTGAAGAAATAA
- a CDS encoding MATE family efflux transporter, protein MRFLDKNYTKEALTLALPVMLTQVGQVSVNLFDNIIVGKLLGADALASVSLGNAVFFSMFVLALGFSFAIPPLVSEAHSQNDHKTINSVFSHGFVINMSVGILLMLLLFLGLPLLYHSGQPAKIIPDTVDFLWIMAVSIVPFMAFQTLREVSEGLSYTIGVTKATIIANIINIILNYVFIKGIWIFPEMGVKGSALASLIARIFMVIFLYYVLVKEKKTRQYIKDFSLKITVFSKKMFEKMIRIGFPTALQMFFEVTAFAGAAFICGLISAHDIASHQIALSMASFTFNLCIGFSVASTVMIGRKLGEKNFVELKKVGINNLKIAFIFMAICGIIFILGRNILPTFFTKGEEIEVITLASKLMIIAALFQLSDGIQVTALGCLRGLQDVKIPSIYTFLAYWVFTIPLGYILCVTLEMGAFGMWIALGLGLTISALMLVKRFLNLSARRIKQNS, encoded by the coding sequence ATGAGATTTCTAGATAAAAACTATACGAAAGAAGCGTTGACATTGGCGCTTCCGGTTATGCTGACGCAGGTGGGTCAGGTCTCGGTGAACTTATTCGATAATATCATTGTAGGTAAACTATTGGGTGCAGATGCGCTGGCTTCGGTTTCATTAGGAAATGCAGTGTTCTTTTCGATGTTTGTATTGGCATTGGGGTTTTCATTTGCTATTCCGCCATTGGTTTCTGAAGCGCATTCTCAGAATGATCATAAAACTATCAATTCGGTTTTCAGTCATGGTTTTGTCATCAATATGTCTGTCGGAATTCTATTGATGCTGCTGTTGTTTTTAGGATTACCACTGCTTTATCATTCTGGTCAGCCTGCAAAAATTATCCCGGATACCGTAGATTTTTTATGGATTATGGCGGTCAGTATTGTCCCTTTCATGGCATTTCAGACTTTAAGAGAAGTTTCAGAAGGGCTTTCTTATACCATTGGGGTGACCAAAGCTACAATCATTGCCAATATTATCAATATTATTCTCAACTATGTCTTCATTAAAGGCATATGGATTTTTCCTGAAATGGGCGTAAAGGGTTCTGCCTTAGCAAGTTTAATAGCAAGAATCTTTATGGTTATTTTCCTTTATTATGTTTTAGTAAAAGAGAAAAAGACAAGACAGTATATTAAGGATTTTTCATTAAAAATTACGGTTTTTTCAAAGAAGATGTTTGAAAAAATGATCAGGATTGGTTTTCCCACAGCATTGCAGATGTTTTTTGAAGTAACTGCATTTGCGGGTGCCGCTTTTATTTGCGGATTGATCTCGGCACACGATATCGCCTCACACCAGATTGCACTGAGTATGGCATCTTTTACCTTTAATTTATGCATTGGTTTCAGTGTTGCCTCAACCGTGATGATTGGAAGGAAACTAGGCGAAAAGAATTTCGTAGAACTTAAAAAAGTCGGCATCAATAATCTTAAAATTGCCTTTATATTTATGGCGATCTGTGGAATCATATTTATCCTCGGCCGAAATATTCTTCCTACATTTTTTACGAAAGGTGAAGAAATAGAAGTGATCACTTTAGCCTCCAAACTAATGATTATTGCTGCCCTTTTCCAATTATCAGACGGGATTCAGGTGACTGCTCTCGGATGCTTGCGAGGATTGCAGGATGTAAAGATCCCTTCTATTTACACATTTCTGGCGTATTGGGTTTTTACGATTCCGTTAGGATATATACTTTGTGTAACTTTGGAAATGGGTGCTTTCGGAATGTGGATCGCGCTTGGATTAGGATTGACGATTTCAGCACTGATGCTTGTAAAAAGATTTTTGAATTTGTCTGCAAGACGAATTAAACAAAATTCATAA
- a CDS encoding GNAT family N-acetyltransferase produces MDSIEIKKVNLNDLSKLQVIAKQTFFDTFSPDNTAENTEKYMNESFTTEKLTSEIENKNSEFYFAISENEVIGYLKVNSGDAQTELKKENALEIERIYVSKDFHGKKVGQILYDKALTIAKEKNADYVWLGVWEKNTRAIQFYSKNGFAEFDQHIFMFGDEKQTDIMMRKEI; encoded by the coding sequence ATGGACAGCATAGAAATAAAGAAAGTAAATCTAAATGACTTAAGTAAACTACAGGTCATTGCAAAACAGACATTCTTCGATACATTTTCACCCGACAATACAGCGGAGAATACCGAAAAATATATGAATGAAAGCTTTACAACCGAAAAGCTGACTTCAGAAATTGAAAACAAAAATTCAGAATTTTACTTTGCCATTTCAGAAAATGAGGTTATTGGTTACCTGAAAGTAAACAGCGGAGATGCGCAGACAGAACTCAAAAAGGAAAATGCATTAGAAATAGAAAGGATCTACGTTTCAAAAGATTTTCACGGCAAAAAAGTCGGGCAGATTCTCTACGATAAAGCTTTAACTATTGCAAAAGAAAAAAATGCTGACTACGTCTGGTTGGGTGTCTGGGAAAAAAACACGAGAGCTATTCAGTTTTATAGTAAGAATGGCTTTGCAGAATTTGATCAGCATATTTTTATGTTTGGTGATGAGAAGCAGACGGATATTATGATGAGAAAAGAAATATGA
- a CDS encoding DoxX family protein, producing the protein MSYSNLKKDPIFIDIALLIVRLFVGFAMLSHGFPKLQMLLEGGDIKFFDFLGLGPKISLGLTVFAEFVCSIFLILGLFTRISVAFLTFTMIIASLVVHGSDSFDKRELSLLYLAVYVLILVLGAGRFSVDWMIEKRRRSSEW; encoded by the coding sequence ATGAGCTATTCAAACTTAAAAAAGGATCCTATTTTTATAGACATTGCATTATTGATAGTAAGATTATTTGTAGGTTTTGCTATGTTATCTCATGGTTTTCCTAAGCTTCAAATGTTGCTCGAAGGTGGAGATATTAAGTTTTTTGATTTTCTTGGCTTAGGCCCGAAAATTTCTTTAGGTCTTACAGTTTTCGCAGAATTTGTCTGCTCGATTTTTCTGATTTTGGGACTGTTTACTAGAATTTCAGTGGCCTTCCTCACATTTACAATGATTATAGCCAGTCTTGTAGTTCATGGTTCAGATTCTTTTGATAAAAGAGAGTTGAGTTTACTTTATCTTGCAGTTTATGTTCTTATTCTGGTTTTAGGAGCTGGCAGATTTTCTGTCGATTGGATGATTGAGAAGAGAAGAAGAAGCTCAGAATGGTAA